In the genome of Gemmatimonas sp., one region contains:
- a CDS encoding serine/threonine-protein kinase has translation MPDDALHFEALTGAVLHDKYRVGRRLGQGGMGAVYLAEHLGIGRAVALKVVRPDLLADPTAAERFMREARAAGGIQHRHVVNVTDFGVDRVAGHDVAYLVMEQLHGETLEAVLEAQPRLPLPLVVDIVEQVSAALAAAHARGVVHRDLKPANIWLTPDARGGFHVTLLDFGIAKLRDDTFARRDAVLPMAVSTNPTEHTATQVGESIGTPAYMSPEQCVGDDVDRRSDLYSLGVVVYQMIAGTLPFRGDTRALLRAHFVAEIPSFPLEAGVPAAVEAVVRRALAKEPAARFASAPAFAAALRAHASGFGESMRRALVMFAERLPELSILGGYFALPGLVATVLGVLGSQLPGFAQPIVWVVVLMTAMLLVTPVAMAGIAAIFGDLRERPFVRIDWRRVARAVIGAGDGTSRGDTVLYVAWVRTALRRYLATSRATKGNGMKNMLTFVDVFRHGGAPSPPERLEAMALVLPTRAFAIMAFAQIGAMLLLPAGAMLAALGLTSALSIPPSRAMPLLALSGGLAFTAVLFLQVFIALVDVMLYDLAYDMTEG, from the coding sequence ATGCCTGACGACGCATTGCATTTCGAGGCCCTCACCGGCGCCGTGCTGCACGACAAATATCGGGTGGGACGTCGTCTTGGTCAGGGTGGAATGGGCGCGGTGTATCTGGCCGAACACCTCGGGATCGGCCGCGCCGTCGCCCTCAAGGTGGTGCGCCCCGATCTGCTGGCCGATCCCACAGCAGCCGAGCGATTCATGCGCGAGGCGCGGGCCGCCGGTGGAATTCAGCATCGCCACGTCGTCAATGTCACCGACTTCGGCGTGGATCGGGTGGCCGGCCACGACGTGGCCTATCTCGTGATGGAGCAGCTCCACGGCGAGACGCTCGAGGCCGTGCTCGAGGCGCAGCCTCGCTTGCCGCTCCCACTCGTCGTCGATATCGTCGAACAGGTATCGGCCGCACTCGCTGCGGCGCACGCGCGGGGCGTCGTCCATCGCGATCTCAAGCCGGCAAACATCTGGCTCACACCCGACGCACGGGGCGGCTTTCACGTGACGTTGCTCGACTTCGGGATCGCGAAGCTGCGCGACGATACCTTTGCCCGGCGTGACGCCGTACTGCCGATGGCGGTGAGCACCAACCCGACCGAGCACACCGCTACGCAGGTGGGGGAATCGATCGGGACGCCCGCGTACATGTCGCCGGAGCAGTGCGTTGGCGACGACGTCGATCGGCGCAGCGATCTCTATAGCCTCGGCGTCGTGGTCTATCAGATGATCGCCGGCACCCTCCCCTTTCGCGGTGACACCCGTGCCTTGTTGCGCGCGCATTTCGTCGCCGAGATCCCATCGTTTCCCCTCGAGGCGGGTGTCCCCGCGGCGGTGGAGGCGGTGGTGCGACGTGCGCTCGCCAAGGAGCCTGCCGCCCGCTTCGCGTCGGCACCGGCCTTCGCCGCGGCGCTGCGCGCGCACGCCTCGGGCTTCGGCGAAAGCATGCGACGCGCGTTGGTCATGTTCGCCGAACGTCTGCCAGAGTTGTCCATCCTTGGTGGCTACTTCGCGCTCCCCGGGCTGGTAGCGACGGTCCTCGGCGTGCTCGGCTCGCAGCTGCCCGGCTTTGCGCAGCCGATCGTCTGGGTGGTGGTGCTCATGACGGCGATGCTGCTCGTGACACCCGTTGCGATGGCGGGTATCGCCGCGATCTTCGGTGATTTGCGCGAACGGCCGTTCGTCCGGATCGACTGGCGCCGCGTCGCGCGCGCGGTGATCGGCGCGGGTGACGGAACGTCACGCGGTGATACGGTGCTGTATGTGGCGTGGGTGCGCACGGCCCTCCGCCGCTATCTCGCGACCAGTCGCGCGACCAAGGGCAACGGCATGAAGAACATGCTCACGTTCGTCGACGTGTTCCGACATGGCGGCGCGCCGAGCCCGCCCGAACGGCTTGAGGCGATGGCACTGGTGCTTCCTACGCGCGCGTTCGCGATCATGGCCTTCGCGCAGATCGGTGCCATGCTGTTGCTTCCCGCCGGTGCGATGTTGGCCGCGCTCGGCCTGACCTCGGCGCTGTCGATCCCGCCGTCGCGCGCGATGCCGCTGCTGGCGCTCTCGGGCGGCCTCGCGTTTACGGCGGTGTTGTTTCTGCAGGTGTTCATCGCACTGGTAGACGTCATGCTGTACGATCTCGCGTACGACATGACGGAGGGCTAG